The Papaver somniferum cultivar HN1 unplaced genomic scaffold, ASM357369v1 unplaced-scaffold_18, whole genome shotgun sequence genome includes a window with the following:
- the LOC113338067 gene encoding probable plastidic glucose transporter 2, with the protein MRARQTLRDGFSTYSSDIDGDKLDTSVHVQETLLKESVNPSWRLSLPHVLTGVISSFLFGYHLGVVNEPLESISLDLGFSGNSLAEGLVVSTCLGGAFLGSIVSGSIADAVGRRRGFQLSALPMIIGAFLSARTESLEGMLLGRFLVGTGMGVGPSVASLYVTEVSPSFVRGTYGSFIQIATCLGLMSSLLIGIPAKEIAGWWRVCFWVSAIPAAILALAMEFCAESPQWLHKKGRSAEAEAEFEKLLGGLHVKSAMADLSKSDRVDEPDTVKFSELFYGRHFRVVLIGSALYAFQQLSGINAVFYFSSTVLKSAGVPSDKGNICVGIVNLSGSIIAMTLMDKLGRKLLLLGSFFGMAVAMCIQASASSFSASGASPYLSVGGMLLFVLMFALGAGPVPGLLLPEILPNRLRAKAMSFCLAVHWVVNFFIGLLFLRLLEQLGSRTLYSIFACFCLTGFVFVKKNVVETKGKSLQEIEISFLPQVPLV; encoded by the exons ATGAGGGCACGCCAAACTCTTCGAGATGGTTTCTCGACGTACTCGTCTGATATTGATGGTGATAAATTAGATACTTCAG TGCATGTGCAGGAGACTCTATTAAAGGAATCGGTGAATCCTTCGTGGAGATTATCGTTGCCGCATGTACTTACAGGAGTCATTTCTTCGTTTTTATTTGGTTACCATCTTGG GGTAGTAAATGAACCACTTGAAAGTATTTCACTGGATCTTGGTTTTAGCGGGAATTCCCTGGCTGAAG GTCTGGTGGTGAGTACGTGTCTTGGTGGTGCATTTCTTGGGTCAATTGTAAGTGGTTCAATAGCAGATGCTGTAGGGCGTCGTAGGGGTTTTCAGTTGAGTGCTTTACCGATGATTATTGGGGCTTTTCTGAG CGCGAGAACAGAAAGTCTGGAAGGTATGCTTCTTGGGAGGTTTCTTGTTGGAACAGGAATGGGTGTAGGTCCATCTGTTGCTTCTCTCTATGTAACCGAG GTTTCACCTTCTTTCGTAAGAGGTACTTACGGGAGCTTTATCCAGATAGCAACTTGTCTTGGACTTATGTCATCTCTGCTCATCGGAATCCCAGCCAAGGAAATTGCTGGATG GTGGCGCGTGTGTTTCTGGGTATCTGCAATTCCCGCTGCAATATTGGCTCTTGCAATGGAGTTCTGTGCGGAGAGTCCTCAATGGCTTCATAAG AAAGGTAGATCCGCTGAGGCAGAAGCCGAATTTGAGAAGCTCCTGGGAGGATTGCACGTCAAATCTGCGATGGCAGACCTATCTAAGTCAGACAGAGTAGATGAGCCAGACACCGTAAAGTTTTCGGAATTATTTTATGGCCGCCATTTCAGAG TTGTTCTTATTGGATCAGCTCTATATGCGTTTCAACAACTGTCAGGAATAAATGCTGTATTCTATTTTTCTTCAACCGTTCTTAAAAGTGCAGGAGTTCCATCAGACAAGGGAAACATCTGCGTAGGAATTGTAAATTTATCTG GGTCAATTATAGCAATGACTTTGATGGATAAACTAGGAAGAAAGCTTCTTCTTCTTGGGAGTTTTTTTGGCATG GCAGTAGCAATGTGCATTCAGGCCTCTGCATCAAGTTTTAGTGCATCTGGAGCCTCACCATACTTATCTGTTGGTGGGATGTTACT GTTTGTCCTGATGTTTGCCTTGGGAGCTGGACCAGTTCCAGGTCTACTCCTGCCAGAAATTTTGCCCAATAGACTGAGAGCAAAGGCAATGTCATTCTGTTTGGCGGTTCACTGG gttgttaatttttttATTGGATTGTTGTTCTTACGTTTGCTGGAGCAACTTGGGTCACGGACATTGTACTCCATTTTTGCTTGCTTCTGTTTGACAGGGTTCGTTTTTGTAAAGAAGAATGTTGTTGAGACCAAAGGAAAATCTCTACAAGAAATTGAGATTTCTTTTCTACCACAAGTTCCACTAGTATAG
- the LOC113337986 gene encoding uncharacterized protein LOC113337986, with translation MDLAFLFWVGWQNNDLNVLHASGLFDRQLLGVAPPCHYQINGKNYDQGYYLGDGAYPMYGCIMQGYKPTSNIREGIFNQYQEAKRKDIERAFGGLKGKFGIILKPRRYYKKSDMKVIMRGCLIMHNMCVEVEYHNADWGRITGDEPQPPIQGNVRLPPHILYNPAIWAQLRLEITTHIWNRHGEGLRDGDNPNMHIDDALPEVHEGTTDVDTD, from the coding sequence ATGGATCTGGCATTCCTATTTTGGGTTGGGTGGCAGAACAATGATCTTAATGtcttgcatgcttcgggtttgttCGATAGACAACTTCTTGGTGTAGCACCTCCTTGTCATTATCAAATCAATGGAAAGAATTATGACCAGGGGTACTACCTAGGAGATGGTGCATATCCCATGTATGGTTGCATCATGCAAGGATACAAACCCACCTCAAACATTAGAGAAGGTATTTTCAATCAATATCAAGAAGCTAAAAGGAAGGACATAGAACGTGCATTTGGTGGTTTAAAAGGTAAGTTTGGCATTATATTGAAACCTCGTCGTTATTATAAAAAATCTGACATGAAGGTAATTATGAGGGGGTGCTTGATAATGCACAACATGTGTGTTGAGGTGGAATATCACAATGCGGATTGGGGGAGGATCACGGGAGATGAACCTCAACCGCCAATTCAAGGAAACGTAAGGCTACCTCCTCATATATTGTACAACCCTGCGATTTGGGCACAACTTCGCTTGGAAATCACTACACACATATGGAACCGACACGGAGAAGGTCTGAGAGATGGTGATAATCCAAACATGCATATTGATGATGCCTTGCCGGAAGTTCATGAGGGTACAACCGACGTGGACACCGATTAA